The genomic region tgtgaagacagagattCAGAGCGAAGTTGCCCATGTGATGGTGGACGCAGAGATtgtgtctacaagccaaggaatgccaaggattgctggcaaccaccagaagctagtaGAAGCCAGGAAGACTTCTCCCCTACACATTTCAGAGGGATCAAGTGAATACCTTGATCTCATACTTCTAGCCTCCAGTTCCACGAGACAAGTTTCTATTGTTGTAAGCCACCCCAGTATGtggtgctttgttatggcagtgCTGGGAAACGAATGCAACTGAAATGTAGTTTTTGGTGCCCAATGCAAAGTGAAAATGGGGCCTTTGTTACATATCAAGATTTTTGAGATCAAACCAAGCTGGGGGCTCTCCTGAGTCCTGGTCTCTGTATCACTGCCCAGACTGCAAGTTCACAAAGATATCCCTGGTTGCTGGGTCCTCAAGTGTTGGACCCCAACACACTCAGAAAGTGGTTGAAATGGGTTATTACAGTGTGAACTGATCAACCACAGAAAACTCTCAGACTACTCACGTCTTTTTCCGACAAAAGACTGTGAATGTCACACCAGCGACAAACAGAACCACAAGGACTCCTGTGACAACTGTGAGACCGATCGCTGTATTTTGGAGAGCAGATGCCCTCTTCATCTCTGCTCCTGTTAATAAAAAATCAGatgttttttaaatgatctgATTAAGAGGCTGCTCCTGGGTCTCTGGGAAGTTTCCTATCCAGGCACTGGTGAATATTAATTATGGAAACGAAATGTACATTTAACCCAAGAAAGTGCTCACTGTAGAGAAATCTCATAGGGCAAGTCATTGAAAGCCGATTTACTAAATGACCTATTCGCCAAATGACCCATTTGCCTAACGACCACTTTGCCAAATGACCAATTTGCTAAAAGCCAATTCGCTGAAAATCAGTCGGTGGGATGTCCTGCTTATCAATAACAGATGATCAAATACAcctcaccccagcctcccaggattaCGTATGGGGCAGGTGTAGGGGCCAAAGGGTTGTAGCAAAATTCTAacacttaaaaagaaattctcaaTAACTTAGAGAATTGCCATTCATTTAGTTTTCTGCAGAACATCCTGTTTCTAGTAAATTCACATGAAGGTTGTGGGTCTagtttttagttgctcagttgtgtccccgactctgtgacccccatggactgtagtctgcaaggcttctctgtccatggtattctccaggcaagaatactggagtgggtaactatttccatctccagggaatcttcccaacccagggaccaaacccaggtctcccacattgtgggcagattctttactggctgagccaccagggaagactgtggGTAGTGGCTTGGTAGAAGGGAAGAGTACAGGGAGCTGTTCCTTGTACTCCATTTCGATTGAGTGTGGTTGCTCTAAGCATCTGATAAATCACTGGGCACTGAGTCTCCCCACAGAAGAAATGCTGGTGAGTGTTTGTAAACAGCTGAATTCCCAGAGatgcttcctttcttcctttatatCACCGAGATTTAGTTTTTTGAAGTCTTAAGGATTCTCAACCTCATTTACAGGAACCCCCGCCCCCCATGTCTAGCCATGAGAAGAGCGCTAAAGCTTTGTTCCTCTCCTGTGAGCAGCTTTCCTCTGGGCACCAGCATGCACAGAGTTGCTGACGGAAGGCTGCTTTTCAGAATCTACAAGGGGTATCTGGTGGAGGGAAGGCTGACTCTACATGCTTTCTGAGGCTCAGAAGGATTATTGCCTGATTTCCTCTATGGAGAGCCTTCCTTTTTGCCCCATGGGCACTGTATAAAATGTCACCAACACAGTGAGGGATTTCCTCCTTCATATGCTACCTGTTCACAGCTGCTGCTGATAATCTTGTGCTGGGGGCACTGAAGCTGCCAGGAAACAGGATTGTTCTGCTTGATGTTTCCCTCATTCAGAAAACCCCTTTTTGAATCTTTTCTCTCTCAGGACAGAACAGACCACACTACCAGTCTCTTGGCGGTGGCTTTTGTGTCTTACCTGTGTGCGGGTCGTAAGTGTCTACCAGCATTTCCTGGGTGACTGCCAGGGAGCCGTTGTGGGGCTCAGGGGTGACCCCCAGGAGCTTACACATGAGGGGGTAGATGTGGATGCTGTCAAAAGGCTCGGCCAGGTGGTTCTTCTTGAAGTCAGGCCCGAAAGCTCTGAATATGGTCTTCATGTCCATGTAGACATTATCAAAACCGTGATCTCCTTTGTTGAAATATAGTATAAATCgctgaaaaataataacaacgAAACAGTCATTTAAGATTCCAGTCCTCTGAAAGAAAGTTTTCCCTTAATTAATTCCATAGTTGTTAGATCCAGGAAATCTTTGAGCACTTAAAtgacaaggaaggacactgctCTCTGCAGTGGCAGAGAGGAGTAGGAATGGAAGATCTTTAAGGAAGAGAATAAAGCtcacaacttccctggtggctcagatggtaaagaagctgcccaCAATTCGGGattcctgggttcagtccctgggtcaggaagataccctggagtgggaaatggcaacccactccagtattcttgcctggagaattctgtggacagaggagactggtgtgtggggtcacaaggagtcagacactactgagtgactaacactttctttttcaaagaaaatcacaCCTGTTAGAAGCAGTAATAAGATAGTAATACTGACAGTCCTAACAGACTCAATTATAGAGGGCTCACTGTGCACCATGAACTGTTCtgaatgttttataaaatgaagGCTCTATCCTCATcactgccattttacagatgaataaactatCCTGAGTCATGAAGTAGCCAATGCTGGAGTAGGTATTTGAACCCAGACTGGTTCTATAGCTAggagcatttattttctttttcaaaaatatttatttatttatttagcttcgccaggtcttagttgtggcacactccTAGTTGGGGCTTGTGGGATCGAGGATTGAGtttgggccccctgcatcgggagctcagagtcttagccactgaaccaacAGGAAAGTCCTCAGGTATATTGTTGCTTATGGCAcaaaattgtgtatatatattttttgggaGTGGGGGAAGAGGAGGATTAAAGAGGAGGGTATCAGGACTGTAGGTAATTGTTTAATGAGTACTAGATAGACTTTTGTCTGACCCCTTTCAAGTGACAAAGCATCAGTCACACCACAGCactgtttgtattttcttattttctgaggaCCAGCAGATACTCTGGCGTGTCAGACATGTGGTCTCTGTGTACTGAAAGGTTGGTCTATTGGTTGTCTTGCTTCCTGTCTGCTCAGCTAAGGCTCCCTCACCTGGCTAAAGAAACCAGTCCAAAGGCATTTGAGGCCATGCTGTGCtctggtgctcagtcactcagttatgtccaactctgcaaccccatggactgtagccctccaggctcctctgtccatgggatttcccaggcaagaatactggagcagggttgccatttcctactctaggaaatcttctccacccagggaccaaatccatgtcttgtgtctcctgcattggcaggcggattctttaccactgcaccacctgggaagaactTGATGCCATAGGGCAGCCTGTTAAGAACAGTTAAGTGATCCCAGGAATGGCCTCATGTTCTTTGCAAGCTCCCTAATCCTAAGAGAGAAGAGTCACACCCACTCTGCTCTGCACATCAAGGCAGGCAGGTGGGTGGGAATATGCTCAATTTAGAGCATTGAGACACAAAAGATTTTCTAACAGACAGTTTGCCAGAAGATTAAACTGATCACTGCATCCCATCCCTCAAACTATCTGGTTGGTCATGCTGGGAATATGACTGTTCATTTAAATGTCTTATCGTCCCTCTCAAACTGTGACATCATTAACCAGGTTTACAAAGAGGTCAGTGCTATGTAAACTTCTTGGCAGGGCCTTTGCTCCAGGCCATGTGGGGGCTTACAAAATACcaattaagttttatattttactgtAAATGTTTCCACCAATATTAAACAATAACCTTATGAGCTTTCCCACACCTGTTATACTCTAGACTTTCAGCAACCTAAGAGTATACAGATTGCAAGCATAATTATGATGTTTGGCTTCCGTTCACAGCCTTAGACAAAGATTCTTCAGGTTGTACCTGAGATGGTCTTCTGTCATGTGATATTGAAGCATCACTTAAACTTTGTTCTGTCATGAATTATTGAttggtagtttaaaaaaaaagacctcatGTATGTCTCACAATTAGCATTGATTTTGGTATTTTCTTCTTTAggcttcttatttttttcttaacaactgtgttgagatataattcatatacaatGCAATGTATCCATTTGAAGTATACAATTCAATGATAtctagtatattcacagagttgtgaaaCTATCATcacaataaattttagaatacttccatcaccccaaaaagaaagcCTATACCCTTCAGCAGTTACTCCCCAATCTCCCTACAACTTCCCTTGGTTGTAGACAACCACCAATCTATGCTCCGTATCTATAGATTTgtgtattctggacatttcatttaagtggaatcatacatgtccatcagcagacgaatggataaggaagctgtggtacatatacaccatggaatattaatcagccattaaaaagaattcatttgaatcagttctaatgagatggatgaaactggagcccattatacagagtgaagtaagccagaaagataaagacctatacagtgtactaacgcatatatatgaaatttagaaagatggtagcgataaccatatatgcaaaacagaaaaagagacacagatgtacagaacagagttttggactctgtgggagaaggcgagggtgggatgtttcgagagaacagcatcgaaacatgtgtattatcaagggtgaaacagatcaccagcccaggttgggtgcatgagacaagtgctcggggctggtgcgttgggaagacccacagggatcgggtggagagggaggtgggaggggggatcgggatggggaatacatgtaaatccatggctgattcatgtcaatgtatggcaaaaaccactacaatattgtaaagtaattagcctccaactaataaaaataaatggaaaaaaaaagaaaaaaaattaaaaaattctaaaaaaaaaatggaatcatacaatatgtggtctctcctatttgacttctttcactgagccttatgttctcaaggttcattcaAATGATAACGtgttatcagtacttcatttccttttaatggctacatagtattccactgtatggctaGACcctgttttgtttatccattcatcagtttatgggcattttggttgtttccaccttttgtttattatgaataatgctgccatgggCATCTGTGTATAAATTTTTATGTGATCAggattgccttttttcttttgactATATTCAAATGGGAACTAGAAGGTGGTTTTTTTTGGGGCGGAGGGCTGTTAATTTCTTGTTAATCTGTGCATAATAATCCAGCACATAGGCTTGGGTTTGTACATCAGCCTTAACATTTCTAATACCAAATCACTCCTCTTCAGCTTTGGTTTCTTCCTCATTATAAAGGAAAGATAAGAGAATTAACCTTTAgggttgttgctgctgctgctgctaagtcgctttagtcgtgtctgactctgtgtgaccctatagatggcagcccacaaggctcccccgtccctgggattctccaggcaagaacactggagtgggttgccatttccttcttcaatgcatgaaagtgaaaagtgaaagtgaagttgctcagtcgtgtccgactcttagtgaccccatggactgcagcctaccaggctcctctgtccatgggatttttccaggcaggagtactggagtgggttgccattgccttctctgttaggaaaacaaaaataaaatgtgtttgtgtgtgcgtgctcagtcgctcagttgtttctgactttttaatagtcctacggactatagcctgccaggcttctgtgtccatgggattctctaggcaagaatactgaagcagtttgccattttctcctccaggaatcaaacccacatctcctatgatTCCTGCATTGAGGTAgatcactgagcaaccagggaagcccaaacatgaaATAATTAATGTTAAATTTTTAACACAGCCCTAGACACAACCTTGGCCAGAGATATATATCATTATTGTTGCATAATGGTAACATGGAGCAGGGTGGGTAGGGTGGgatgtggggaggtggggaacaCTCAGAAAACAGTGGGTTACAACTAACTCATCATGCATAcacttatgttttaatttttttcagaacaGTCCTTCCCTATTGGCTGCCTTCCAGATCCAAGATGGACTCTATTTTAGAATCCACTCACCCCGCTGATGCTATAACCAGAGTCGGCGTACATCACGATCGGCAGGACCCGCTCATGTTTGGCAAAATGGAAGCGTTCTGGAAATTCTTCCTTCTTGTACACATTGAGGTGAGGATGAGCATTCTTCAGTGCTTGGTAAACGGCTTCCTCTTGCCCCAGTTTGGGCAGGAGCATCCCAAAGCCGCCATAGTCCACGATGTCAAACTGGACCAAGTCCTTGAAGCTGATGTAGTTGCTCAGGAGGATCTCGGTGATGTTGGGCTTCTTTTTCATGGTGGTCATGCCATGGTCTGACGTGATGATGACATTGAGGTGCTCAGTCAAGCTGTGCCTCCCAATAGCTTCCAATAGGTATCCGATGGTTCTGTCGATTTGCTGAATCATTGCCCTCCTTTTCTCCGTGTCAGGTCCATAGAGGTGTCCTACGCTATCTGGCTCTCCATAgtacagggtcacaaagtcaaAGTCTTCCTTGGTGAACCAGTTCATGACGATGTCGATGTTCTGTCTCCACTCTGTCTCGTTACCGTTTGGGTGGGTGTATGACTCCACCAGGGACCTCTGGACAGCCTCCCCTTGGTACTTGGCACCTCCCCCGGGATAGTGGAAGGACGCTGTTTTCCTCCCCTGCAAGTACAAGAATAAAAGCCTGTTAGAGCCGTTTCTCCTGTGTTGCTCATCATGTGCAAAGCCCAGCATGTTGGCAGCCCTGTCCCAGTCCAGAAACATGCATAGAAAACATGTGGGCCCATGTTTGGAGGCAGATGGGGTTGGGCTTCATTCCTGGCATCACCAGGATCTCCTGGAATCTAAAACACTGATAATTGTGAGATGTGCCCTTATTTTATGCACTTCTACGAAGAAAAATGCTGCCAGTAAAACCGCTGACACTTCAGTGACTGGAAGATGCATTCCAATTTGGgatggaaaaatgaaagaaaaaaagttcctTAGATTGGAGGAGAAATGGTACTTTCTAAACTGGTGATGGTGAGTGAGTTCTTTAATCTCGTAGTGCTTCAGTATTTCTACCTGTAAAATGCCAAGAAGCTGATGGGACTTTCTTGAGGATTAATCCAGGTAGCTTTAAGATAAAGTGTTGGGCATTGTGTTTTGGCACTTGGCAGGCACTCTTTTCATTGCCTCTAGACCTAACAAGCCACCACAGGCCTTCCCCAGTGTGTCCAATGTGTGCAGTGGACAGTAAATGTTTGCCTGCCCAGCGCCCACTCCACTGTCTGCAGGTTTGGAGCACCTGACGTCCCCTGGAGGCTCTCCTCCCTGCTCTTGTTGGTTCCACATCAGGCTCCGGAAGTGGGGTGTGGCTCTGGGCTGCCAGTCGGGGAACACTGTGTCCCCTGGCCACAGCAGTTGGTTGAGCCTTGGGCCTGTGTCCCAGCCAGAGTCAGAGACCTGGGGACTCCTTCTGGGGCTGTTAGAGATGAAAGAATCTACCTAGCTGTCCTCATCTCTAATGTTATTGAATTTGGGGTGTTTACAAAAGCGGAGGCTGTCATCTTATTCCCTGTGCAGATGTCTGCTTGATTCCAGACCCAGAGGCAGACAACAGAACAGTTAAAGGTGTGCTTATTGCTGGATTGCCTGggtttatcttttctctttcatttggaTGTGTGTTACCCAAATGCTCTCCACCTCTgttacctcatctgtaaagtggggttgTTAACGCCACCTCATGGGGTGGTTGCAGGGACTAAATGCACGTAGAGTACATTGGTAAGCATTCAGTGAGCTCAACTTTTATCCTTCCTGAAGAGGAACGAAGAGCATTGGGCTCAACTGCACGGTCAGCTGAAGAGGGGCAGTGATTATTTCCTCCAGTTTCTGTCTCCTGAGGGGCATTGAAGGTGGAACTGAAATGTGCCTGTAGACCCCATGGTTGGAGTCTGCAGAAGGAAGCTGAGACTGGTCATGGCAGGAATGGCTGCAGCAGGGAGTGTgggattcttcacctctgaggaAGGTGGTGGGTGATCCTTGAAATTCTGCTGAATCTTGCAAGGCCTGACGAGGGGTTGCTGCTTAACCTTGAATCTGTTGTCAGTGGCCCAGCCACCTTCACCTGTCTGTCATGTTGTGGGAAACCAGGCAGGGCACTAGATTATAGCCAACAGAAAAAGAGCCCTGGCCTCCTTAAAAGCCGTCATGGGAGGAGCTGCTTGTCTCTTCCCTGTCCTTGTCTCCAGTGGGTAAATCGGGgaaagaggggtggggtgggggctcgAGAGAGTGGACCATGGGTCACATTCCTTCTTTTCCAGGCAGCTGGGGCCACCAGAGAGTCTGTGGTGGGGTAGGGAGCATGCTGGGGATTAGAGCTTTGACTCGGATCTTAGATGAAGGTTTTACCATGAGCAGAACTGAGTCTTCAGACTGAAAATGAGGCTG from Muntiacus reevesi chromosome 2, mMunRee1.1, whole genome shotgun sequence harbors:
- the LOC136157360 gene encoding ectonucleotide pyrophosphatase/phosphodiesterase family member 7-like encodes the protein MTGPRALTLLLPILLAWAGGHPVPGTKSFRKLLLISFDGFRWDYDQDVDTPNMDRLAQEGVKAKYLTPPFVTMTSPSHFTTISGRWIEDHGVIHNMMFNTETLSKYSFKTTQNKTEWWDNGVLPLWITAQRQGRKTASFHYPGGGAKYQGEAVQRSLVESYTHPNGNETEWRQNIDIVMNWFTKEDFDFVTLYYGEPDSVGHLYGPDTEKRRAMIQQIDRTIGYLLEAIGRHSLTEHLNVIITSDHGMTTMKKKPNITEILLSNYISFKDLVQFDIVDYGGFGMLLPKLGQEEAVYQALKNAHPHLNVYKKEEFPERFHFAKHERVLPIVMYADSGYSISGRFILYFNKGDHGFDNVYMDMKTIFRAFGPDFKKNHLAEPFDSIHIYPLMCKLLGVTPEPHNGSLAVTQEMLVDTYDPHTGPERLLAPPRAPPRPRAPPRAASNHNPAPA